One genomic segment of Mycolicibacterium chubuense NBB4 includes these proteins:
- a CDS encoding NAD-dependent epimerase/dehydratase family protein, whose amino-acid sequence MRVLITGGTGFVGAWTARAAQEAGHQVRFLVRNADRLAASAGRIGVDIGDYVLGDIADGGSTATALAGCDAVIHCAAMVSTDPSRADEMLHTNLEGARNVLGGAVAAGLDPVVHVSSFTALFRPGLDVLHADLPVVGGSDGYGRSKAAVEAYARGLQDGGAPVAITYPGMVLGPPAGEQFGEAAEGVEASVKMHGVPGRGAGWIVIDVRDLADLHVALLEPGRGPRRYMAGGQRVSVDELASLIGTAAGRKLLSVPVPDVALRSVGQLFDIVGPYLPFHTPIDSAAMQYYTQMPASDDTPSMRDLGVTQRDPAETIADTVEGLRRVGRL is encoded by the coding sequence ATGAGAGTACTGATCACCGGCGGTACCGGATTCGTCGGCGCGTGGACCGCCAGAGCCGCACAGGAGGCGGGTCACCAGGTGCGGTTCCTCGTCCGCAACGCCGACCGCCTGGCCGCCAGCGCAGGACGGATCGGCGTCGACATCGGCGACTACGTGCTCGGCGACATCGCCGACGGCGGTTCGACCGCGACCGCGCTGGCCGGCTGTGACGCGGTGATCCACTGCGCGGCAATGGTGTCCACGGACCCGAGCCGGGCCGACGAGATGCTGCACACGAATCTCGAAGGTGCCCGCAACGTGTTGGGCGGGGCGGTGGCCGCCGGCCTCGACCCGGTCGTGCACGTCTCCAGCTTCACCGCGCTGTTCCGCCCGGGTCTCGACGTCTTGCACGCGGATCTGCCGGTCGTCGGAGGCAGCGACGGGTACGGACGCTCCAAGGCCGCGGTCGAGGCCTACGCGCGCGGCCTTCAGGACGGGGGCGCTCCGGTCGCGATCACCTACCCCGGGATGGTCCTCGGACCGCCCGCCGGTGAGCAGTTCGGCGAAGCGGCCGAGGGCGTCGAGGCCTCGGTGAAGATGCACGGCGTGCCCGGGCGCGGCGCCGGCTGGATCGTGATCGACGTCCGCGACCTCGCCGACCTTCACGTCGCGCTGCTCGAGCCCGGCCGCGGGCCGCGCCGGTACATGGCGGGCGGCCAACGGGTTTCGGTGGATGAACTCGCGTCACTGATCGGCACCGCGGCCGGGCGGAAGCTGTTGTCCGTGCCGGTGCCGGATGTCGCGCTGCGCAGCGTGGGTCAGCTGTTCGACATCGTGGGGCCGTACCTGCCCTTCCACACGCCCATCGACTCGGCGGCCATGCAGTACTACACCCAGATGCCGGCGTCCGACGACACACCGAGTATGCGAGACCTCGGGGTCACCCAGCGCGACCCCGCCGAGACGATCGCCGACACGGTCGAGGGGCTCCGCCGGGTGGGCCGGTTGTAG
- a CDS encoding peptidoglycan recognition protein family protein has product MPEAAERHHDPVWLPEVLRAEKLDVVEFGGWRRRGHGDFEDLRGVMVHHTGSDSATAASIAYGRPDLPGPLSQLHVARDGTVTVVAAGVAWHAGVGRYSWLPANTGNWHTIGIECANTGTSPLAPHRLDWPDAQYFAVVGAAAAIIRRLGLPASRVIGHKEYAGRAQGKWDPGAIDMDRFRSDVAAFVGADARASTPRPAVPVGGYADVLLDRGSTGPQVAELQRRLKYAYTAYAGDVEIDGVFGPETESAVREFQRRTPGLVVDGVVGPATAAALRLRLIPAL; this is encoded by the coding sequence ATGCCGGAGGCTGCTGAGCGGCACCACGACCCGGTGTGGCTGCCCGAGGTGCTGCGGGCCGAGAAGCTCGACGTGGTCGAGTTCGGCGGCTGGCGCCGCCGTGGTCACGGCGATTTCGAGGACCTGCGGGGCGTGATGGTGCACCACACGGGTTCCGACTCGGCCACCGCGGCGTCCATCGCCTACGGCAGGCCCGATCTGCCGGGCCCGCTGTCGCAACTGCACGTCGCCCGCGACGGCACGGTGACGGTGGTCGCGGCCGGAGTGGCGTGGCACGCCGGGGTGGGCCGGTATTCGTGGCTGCCCGCCAACACGGGCAACTGGCACACCATCGGCATCGAGTGCGCCAACACCGGTACCAGCCCCCTCGCACCGCACCGTCTCGACTGGCCGGACGCACAGTACTTCGCGGTGGTCGGTGCCGCCGCGGCGATCATCCGGCGGCTCGGGCTGCCCGCGAGCCGGGTCATCGGGCACAAGGAGTACGCGGGGCGGGCGCAGGGGAAGTGGGACCCCGGCGCGATAGACATGGATCGGTTCCGCAGCGATGTCGCCGCGTTCGTCGGCGCCGATGCGCGCGCGTCGACACCGCGTCCTGCGGTACCGGTCGGTGGCTACGCCGACGTGCTCCTCGACCGCGGGTCCACCGGGCCGCAGGTGGCCGAACTGCAGCGCCGGCTCAAGTACGCGTACACCGCCTACGCGGGCGACGTCGAGATCGACGGCGTGTTCGGGCCGGAAACCGAGTCTGCGGTAAGGGAATTCCAGCGCCGTACCCCCGGACTCGTGGTTGACGGTGTCGTCGGGCCGGCCACCGCGGCCGCGTTACGGCTGCGCCTGATCCCCGCCCTCTAG
- a CDS encoding SRPBCC family protein, protein MTSHPEESTSSLTVERESTASRQRVWDVIADGWTYSQWVVGNSRMRAVDPRWPEPGSVIHHSIGVWPVVINDSTRVESCDPGREIVLIAKGRPVGTARITLRLHDLDNGGCRIEMAEVAVSPPMSWLPHQVTLAAVFPRNRETLWRLAAVAERRASDDT, encoded by the coding sequence ATGACGTCGCACCCGGAGGAAAGCACCAGCTCGCTGACCGTCGAGCGGGAGTCGACCGCGTCTCGGCAGCGGGTGTGGGACGTGATCGCCGACGGCTGGACGTACTCCCAGTGGGTCGTGGGCAACAGCCGCATGCGCGCGGTCGACCCGCGTTGGCCCGAACCGGGAAGCGTGATCCACCACTCGATCGGTGTCTGGCCGGTGGTGATCAACGACAGCACGCGGGTGGAGTCCTGCGATCCGGGGCGGGAAATCGTGCTGATCGCCAAGGGCAGGCCGGTGGGCACGGCACGCATCACGCTGCGGCTGCACGACCTCGACAACGGGGGCTGCCGCATCGAGATGGCCGAGGTTGCGGTGTCACCACCGATGAGCTGGCTGCCCCATCAGGTCACGTTGGCCGCCGTGTTCCCCCGGAATCGGGAGACCCTGTGGCGGCTGGCCGCGGTCGCCGAGCGCCGCGCGTCCGACGACACCTGA
- a CDS encoding nuclear transport factor 2 family protein has protein sequence MHSFREAVEARDAAAIEALLADDVVFTSPVAFKPYTGKAMTAAILRGVMRVFEDFRYVREINDSNGHDHALLFEAGVAGKKVTGCDFLHVDDRGLIDDLMVMVRPLSGATALAEAMGAQFDRIRQEALDAGRTPEASA, from the coding sequence ATGCATTCTTTCCGTGAGGCCGTCGAAGCCCGCGACGCGGCCGCCATCGAAGCGCTGCTGGCCGACGACGTCGTGTTCACCAGTCCCGTCGCCTTCAAGCCGTACACAGGCAAGGCGATGACCGCTGCCATCCTGCGGGGCGTGATGCGCGTGTTCGAGGACTTCCGCTACGTGCGCGAGATCAACGACAGCAACGGCCACGACCACGCCCTGCTGTTCGAAGCAGGTGTCGCGGGCAAGAAGGTCACAGGGTGCGACTTCCTGCATGTCGACGACCGCGGGCTGATCGACGACCTGATGGTGATGGTGCGACCGCTGTCCGGTGCGACCGCACTGGCCGAAGCGATGGGCGCGCAGTTCGACCGCATCCGGCAGGAGGCACTCGACGCCGGCCGGACCCCCGAGGCGTCCGCGTAG
- a CDS encoding alpha/beta fold hydrolase, which yields MPMVTTRDGVEIYYKDWGSGQPIVFSHGWPLSSDDWDAQLMFFLQHGYRVVAHDRRGHGRSAQVGDGHDMDHYADDLAAVVEHLDLHDAVHVGHSTGGGEVVRYLARHGESRAVKAALIAAVPPLMVQTDANPGGLPKSVFDDFQTQVATNRSAFYRAVAEGPFYGFNREGAEPVEAVIANWWRQGVTGGAKAHYDGVVAFSQTDFTEDLKKIDLPVLVMHGDDDQVVPYADAGPLSAALLPNGILKTYNGFPHGMPTTHADVINADLLEFIQS from the coding sequence ATGCCGATGGTGACCACCCGTGACGGCGTCGAGATCTATTACAAGGACTGGGGTTCGGGCCAACCCATCGTGTTCAGCCACGGATGGCCGCTGTCGTCGGACGACTGGGACGCGCAGCTGATGTTCTTCCTGCAGCACGGGTACCGGGTAGTCGCTCACGATCGGCGCGGCCACGGACGGTCGGCCCAGGTCGGCGACGGCCACGACATGGATCACTACGCCGACGACCTCGCGGCGGTCGTCGAGCACCTCGATCTGCACGACGCCGTGCACGTCGGGCATTCCACCGGCGGCGGTGAGGTCGTGCGCTACCTGGCCCGGCACGGCGAGAGCCGTGCCGTGAAGGCAGCTCTGATCGCGGCGGTGCCGCCCTTGATGGTGCAGACCGACGCCAATCCGGGTGGGTTGCCGAAGTCGGTGTTCGACGACTTCCAGACCCAGGTGGCGACCAATCGCTCCGCGTTCTACCGCGCCGTCGCCGAGGGGCCGTTCTACGGGTTCAACCGTGAGGGCGCCGAGCCCGTCGAGGCGGTGATCGCCAACTGGTGGCGGCAGGGCGTGACGGGTGGGGCGAAAGCGCACTACGACGGCGTGGTGGCGTTCTCGCAGACCGACTTCACCGAGGACCTCAAGAAGATCGACCTGCCCGTGCTCGTCATGCACGGCGACGATGACCAGGTGGTGCCTTACGCCGACGCCGGTCCGTTGTCGGCTGCGCTGCTGCCCAACGGAATTCTCAAGACGTACAACGGTTTCCCGCACGGCATGCCGACCACGCATGCCGACGTGATCAACGCGGACCTGCTGGAGTTCATCCAGTCCTGA
- a CDS encoding siderophore-interacting protein has translation MSFSAASVVEAIQLSSRLRRVVLQVDDPDALGIRAAGDSAVGVYFAPDHHPGGEGRTYSVRHHTGDLIALDVLLHSRGPGSAWAATAGPGARVVLDHASSWYRPGPQARWQLLVCDLSGLPAAARIVEHLPPEASAMLIVEVPDPDDLDYLPRHPGLTTVPVIGTGNGWAPSTLASTVAEYRLPAGRGYCWFAGEAAESRAVRRHLRRLGWTVDRYDITGYWRDGSEAWDARFAEVGGHARAVYERAVTEGKGEKVAFEEFDDACERLGL, from the coding sequence GTGTCGTTCTCCGCCGCGTCCGTCGTGGAGGCCATCCAACTCAGCAGCCGTCTGCGACGGGTCGTGCTGCAGGTCGACGATCCCGATGCCCTCGGCATCCGGGCCGCCGGCGACTCCGCAGTCGGGGTGTACTTCGCACCCGACCACCATCCCGGTGGCGAAGGCCGCACCTACTCCGTGCGCCACCACACCGGCGACCTGATCGCGCTCGACGTCCTGCTGCACTCCCGGGGCCCCGGATCGGCGTGGGCGGCCACGGCCGGGCCGGGAGCGCGCGTCGTGCTCGACCACGCGAGTTCGTGGTATCGGCCCGGGCCGCAGGCACGGTGGCAGCTCCTTGTCTGCGACCTGTCCGGCCTTCCCGCGGCGGCGCGCATCGTCGAACATCTTCCGCCCGAGGCGTCTGCGATGCTGATCGTCGAGGTCCCCGATCCCGACGACTTGGACTATCTGCCGCGTCACCCCGGCCTTACCACGGTCCCGGTCATCGGCACCGGAAATGGTTGGGCGCCAAGCACCCTCGCCTCCACGGTGGCTGAGTACCGGCTCCCCGCGGGCCGCGGATACTGCTGGTTCGCCGGCGAGGCCGCCGAATCGCGCGCGGTCCGCCGCCACCTTCGCCGCCTGGGCTGGACCGTCGATCGATACGACATCACCGGCTACTGGCGCGACGGCTCCGAAGCCTGGGATGCGCGCTTCGCCGAGGTGGGTGGGCACGCGCGGGCGGTCTACGAGCGTGCGGTGACCGAGGGCAAGGGCGAGAAGGTGGCGTTCGAGGAGTTCGACGACGCGTGCGAACGACTCGGCCTCTAG
- a CDS encoding thioesterase family protein, with product MSRPAHFTAADDGFTPTTYAQSHWGTDHLNGPAVVGLAARALEQKCGSADFRPARLTVDLFRAARNALTTVELRVVRDGHRVRTAECDVVQDGRVVARATLVQYRFSTAPPGDLWRVPQSFPDAPAPDGSMMPFVGSDDVGWTRSPAEHQNASRKRFYNDGIRVLADEQNSPFVRAAMVAESTSLVTNLGTAGIGYINGDLTVALSRLPVDEWIGVQADSHRAADGIAVGTATLFDSLGAFGAGTTTAIANPAVQIDFSTRQFRVGDINYE from the coding sequence ATGTCGCGCCCGGCGCACTTCACCGCCGCCGACGACGGTTTCACGCCGACCACCTACGCTCAGAGTCACTGGGGCACAGATCATCTGAACGGCCCCGCGGTGGTGGGGCTGGCCGCGCGCGCCCTCGAGCAGAAGTGCGGATCCGCCGACTTCCGTCCGGCCCGGCTCACCGTGGATTTGTTCCGGGCAGCGCGCAATGCGCTCACCACCGTCGAGTTGCGCGTCGTCCGCGACGGGCACCGAGTGCGGACCGCCGAGTGCGACGTCGTGCAGGACGGACGGGTGGTGGCGCGCGCGACGCTCGTGCAGTACCGGTTCTCCACCGCGCCACCCGGGGACCTGTGGCGCGTCCCGCAGAGCTTCCCGGACGCGCCGGCGCCGGACGGATCGATGATGCCGTTCGTCGGTAGCGACGACGTCGGCTGGACGCGGTCGCCCGCCGAGCACCAGAACGCCTCGCGGAAGCGGTTCTACAACGACGGGATCCGCGTCCTCGCCGACGAACAGAACTCGCCGTTCGTGCGTGCGGCGATGGTGGCCGAGTCGACCAGCCTGGTGACCAATCTGGGCACCGCGGGGATCGGGTACATCAACGGGGATCTGACGGTCGCGTTGTCGCGCTTGCCGGTCGACGAGTGGATCGGCGTGCAGGCCGACTCGCATCGGGCCGCCGACGGCATTGCCGTCGGCACCGCCACACTGTTCGACAGCCTGGGTGCGTTCGGCGCGGGGACGACCACGGCCATCGCCAATCCCGCTGTGCAGATCGACTTCTCGACCCGGCAGTTCCGGGTGGGCGACATCAACTACGAGTAG
- a CDS encoding SDR family NAD(P)-dependent oxidoreductase: MRTAVVTGGGSGIGRAIAERLRADGHRVATLDLAETDDEFGYVADVTDRAAIDAALTEIRAALGPVEILVNAAGLDGFKKFTDITFDEWRRVVDVNLNGVFHMVQAALPDMIEAGWGRIVNISSSSTHSGTPYMAHYVAAKSAVNGLTKTLALEYGPAGVTVNAVPPGFIDTPMLRGAQARGLLGDVQATIDATPVRRMGRPEDIAAACAFLVSEEAGYITGQILGVNGGRNT, encoded by the coding sequence ATGAGGACTGCGGTGGTGACAGGTGGCGGGTCCGGGATCGGTCGCGCGATCGCCGAACGGCTTCGGGCCGACGGCCACCGGGTGGCGACCCTCGATCTCGCGGAGACCGACGACGAGTTCGGCTACGTCGCCGACGTCACCGACCGTGCCGCGATCGACGCCGCACTGACCGAGATCCGTGCCGCCCTGGGGCCGGTCGAGATCCTGGTGAACGCGGCCGGCCTGGACGGATTCAAGAAGTTCACCGACATCACCTTCGACGAATGGCGGCGTGTCGTCGACGTCAACCTCAACGGCGTGTTCCACATGGTGCAGGCCGCGCTGCCGGACATGATCGAGGCGGGCTGGGGCCGGATCGTCAACATCTCGTCGTCGAGCACCCATTCCGGAACCCCGTACATGGCGCACTACGTCGCGGCCAAGAGTGCCGTGAACGGTCTGACGAAAACGCTTGCCCTGGAGTACGGTCCGGCCGGCGTCACCGTCAACGCCGTCCCGCCCGGCTTCATCGACACCCCGATGCTGCGCGGCGCACAGGCGCGCGGTCTACTGGGAGACGTGCAGGCGACGATAGACGCGACACCGGTACGACGGATGGGACGCCCCGAGGACATCGCTGCGGCGTGTGCCTTCCTCGTCTCGGAGGAGGCCGGATACATCACCGGGCAGATTCTCGGAGTCAACGGCGGCAGGAACACCTGA
- a CDS encoding TspO/MBR family protein — protein sequence MRLLTLAKTAGAAFSAAALGGLATAPAVQTAWYRRLKKPGFQPPPQAFPIAWNVLYTDIAVVSASTIDTLDDRGQAQQARAYTRALALNLVLNAGWSWVFFNRRQLGPAVVVSAALTVSSVDLARRAAAVNRPAGAALAAYPLWCTFATALSSRIWQLNR from the coding sequence ATGCGTCTGTTGACTCTGGCCAAGACCGCCGGTGCCGCGTTCTCGGCGGCCGCACTCGGGGGGCTGGCGACCGCCCCCGCCGTCCAGACGGCGTGGTACCGGCGGCTGAAGAAGCCCGGGTTTCAGCCTCCGCCGCAGGCGTTCCCGATCGCGTGGAACGTTCTGTACACCGACATCGCGGTCGTGTCGGCGTCGACGATCGACACCCTCGACGACCGGGGGCAGGCGCAGCAGGCGCGGGCGTATACCCGGGCGCTGGCCCTCAACCTGGTGCTCAACGCCGGTTGGAGTTGGGTCTTCTTCAACCGCCGGCAGTTGGGTCCCGCCGTGGTGGTCTCCGCGGCGCTGACCGTCAGCAGCGTAGATCTGGCGCGTCGCGCGGCCGCGGTGAACCGCCCCGCGGGCGCAGCGCTGGCCGCTTACCCGCTGTGGTGCACCTTCGCGACGGCTCTGTCGTCGCGGATCTGGCAGCTCAACCGCTGA
- a CDS encoding purine-cytosine permease family protein — MAMAQGSSQQIESSALTGAAFQGHRPSAAGDFSVETHGIAPIPPDQRYGSPGRLFTVWFAPQVTMTGVFTGTLAITLGLGFWLGLLAMVIGTVLGSLVVGYLSTWGPRTGAGQLPNARMAFGAGVVFPAALQWLSSIAWDGLVGLFGGEALAVLLGVPFWGAVLIVLGVQGVVGFFGYEVIHRLQAVLTVVLLATFVVFAVKLVGGHDVVAPATVGGLDLAGAFVLEVTIAFSLAVSWATYAADFSRYLPADVSSYRVFGFTTAGLVLSYVFVQAIGMAGADLLGEQTAEGVRSVMGGGLLGGVALLVIAVASIGSGVMNDYSGSLALQTIGVRVRRPVSAIIVTTLAFALILWLHAADTASRFTDVLLLVSYWIPAFVAVVVIDWRIRAAGRRTVNPALEHTRGRDAVAALVVFVLAYAAAVPFMNTTLIHGPVATAWHGADIAYFVNMAVAAVLYGSYRAVTHRFGTTAAG; from the coding sequence ATGGCCATGGCCCAGGGATCGTCGCAACAGATCGAGTCCAGTGCCCTGACCGGCGCGGCCTTCCAGGGCCACCGGCCCTCGGCCGCCGGGGACTTCTCGGTGGAGACGCACGGCATCGCGCCGATACCGCCCGACCAGCGGTACGGCTCGCCCGGCCGGCTGTTCACCGTGTGGTTCGCCCCCCAGGTCACCATGACCGGCGTGTTCACCGGGACCCTGGCCATCACGCTGGGGCTGGGGTTCTGGCTGGGGTTGCTCGCCATGGTGATCGGCACCGTTCTGGGTTCCCTCGTCGTCGGCTACCTGTCGACGTGGGGGCCGCGTACCGGCGCCGGGCAGCTGCCCAACGCACGGATGGCGTTCGGTGCGGGTGTGGTGTTTCCCGCTGCGCTGCAATGGCTTTCATCGATCGCGTGGGACGGGTTGGTCGGCCTCTTCGGGGGCGAGGCGCTCGCGGTGCTGCTCGGTGTCCCGTTCTGGGGTGCGGTGCTGATCGTGCTGGGCGTGCAGGGCGTCGTGGGATTCTTCGGGTACGAGGTGATCCACCGGCTGCAGGCGGTGCTGACCGTGGTCCTGTTGGCGACGTTCGTCGTGTTCGCCGTCAAGCTCGTCGGCGGCCACGACGTCGTCGCGCCGGCCACCGTCGGCGGGCTCGACCTCGCGGGGGCTTTCGTCCTCGAGGTGACCATCGCGTTCAGCCTCGCCGTGTCGTGGGCGACCTACGCCGCCGACTTCAGCCGGTATCTGCCCGCCGACGTCTCCTCCTACCGGGTGTTCGGTTTCACCACCGCCGGACTGGTGCTGTCGTACGTGTTCGTGCAGGCGATCGGCATGGCCGGCGCTGACCTGCTGGGGGAGCAGACCGCCGAAGGCGTCCGGTCGGTGATGGGCGGCGGGCTTCTCGGCGGGGTCGCCCTGCTGGTGATCGCCGTCGCCTCGATCGGTTCGGGCGTGATGAACGACTACAGCGGTTCTCTGGCGCTGCAGACCATCGGCGTGCGGGTGCGCCGGCCCGTGTCCGCGATCATCGTCACGACGCTGGCCTTCGCGCTGATCCTGTGGCTGCACGCCGCCGACACCGCGAGCCGGTTCACCGATGTGCTGCTGCTGGTGAGCTACTGGATCCCGGCGTTCGTCGCCGTCGTCGTCATCGACTGGCGCATCCGCGCGGCCGGCAGGCGCACGGTGAATCCCGCGCTGGAGCACACCAGGGGCCGCGACGCGGTGGCGGCGCTGGTCGTGTTCGTCCTCGCCTACGCGGCGGCCGTTCCGTTCATGAACACCACGCTGATCCACGGCCCGGTCGCAACGGCATGGCACGGGGCCGACATCGCCTACTTCGTCAACATGGCGGTGGCCGCCGTACTCTACGGTTCTTACCGCGCCGTGACGCATCGATTCGGCACGACCGCAGCGGGGTAG
- a CDS encoding MFS transporter has translation MHEAGTARTDAPPTTPVRRPQLLVIALSVVVLTVAVLQTAVVPVLGVIAEQLGASTVAVSWAVTANLLAAAAATPLLGRLADLHRKKRVLLGVLAVVLAGSLLAATTASLPLLILARVLQAASYALYPISIAILREELPADRMVSAMAVLSGTLGFGGGTGLVVVGLLMDGDAGYHRVFWLTTAFTVVVVAVVLIAVPNRPRGATGSIDWLGALGLAAGLTALLLGITQGNSWGWGSLRTVATLAGGAAALIGWWLWERRAAQPLVSTRMLARRSMLFTNLATVFVGMGLYFAFLGLTQFVQIPRDRAGYGFGASVLEASVVYLLPGALTGFLIALVSGRFIDRFGARPVLTVAALAGIGGFVFVACAHSAPWQVVAASILANAYISLGYGALPALVVNDSDAGETGVATSMNAIARTIGSSAAAAVVAVLLGSTTTAGLPRESSFVAIFSGGAITATLAMVLIALTHPRSRGIEERDTAADYESRAMNHEWG, from the coding sequence GTGCACGAGGCCGGCACCGCCCGCACCGACGCTCCGCCGACGACTCCGGTCCGGCGCCCGCAGCTGCTGGTGATCGCGCTCAGCGTGGTGGTGCTGACCGTCGCGGTACTCCAGACCGCGGTGGTCCCGGTGCTCGGCGTGATCGCCGAGCAACTCGGCGCCTCCACGGTGGCGGTCAGTTGGGCGGTGACGGCCAACCTCCTCGCCGCAGCCGCCGCCACGCCACTGCTCGGTCGCCTCGCCGACCTGCACCGCAAGAAGCGCGTGCTGCTCGGGGTGCTCGCGGTGGTGCTGGCCGGCTCGCTGCTGGCCGCCACCACCGCCTCGCTGCCACTGTTGATCCTCGCGCGCGTGCTGCAGGCGGCGTCGTATGCGCTGTATCCGATCAGCATCGCCATCCTGCGCGAGGAGTTGCCCGCCGATCGGATGGTCTCCGCGATGGCCGTGCTGTCCGGCACGCTCGGCTTCGGCGGCGGCACGGGGCTGGTCGTCGTGGGTCTGCTGATGGACGGCGACGCCGGATATCACCGGGTGTTCTGGCTGACGACCGCGTTCACCGTGGTCGTCGTCGCGGTCGTGCTGATCGCGGTGCCGAACCGCCCGCGCGGCGCGACCGGGTCGATCGACTGGCTCGGCGCGCTCGGATTGGCCGCCGGGCTGACGGCGCTGCTGCTCGGGATCACTCAGGGCAACTCCTGGGGGTGGGGTTCCCTGCGAACCGTCGCCACGCTCGCCGGCGGAGCGGCCGCCCTGATCGGCTGGTGGCTGTGGGAGCGGCGCGCGGCGCAGCCGCTGGTCTCCACCCGGATGCTCGCCCGCCGGTCGATGCTGTTCACCAACCTTGCGACGGTGTTCGTCGGCATGGGTCTGTACTTCGCGTTCCTCGGGCTCACCCAGTTCGTCCAGATCCCCCGGGACCGCGCCGGATACGGGTTCGGCGCCTCCGTGCTGGAGGCGAGCGTGGTCTACCTGCTCCCCGGCGCACTCACCGGTTTCCTCATCGCGCTGGTCAGTGGCCGGTTCATCGACCGATTCGGCGCCCGACCCGTGCTGACCGTCGCCGCACTCGCCGGCATCGGCGGGTTCGTGTTCGTCGCGTGCGCGCACTCGGCGCCGTGGCAGGTGGTGGCCGCGAGCATCCTCGCCAACGCCTACATCAGCCTGGGCTACGGCGCGCTGCCCGCACTTGTCGTCAACGACAGCGATGCCGGCGAAACAGGTGTCGCGACGAGCATGAACGCGATTGCGAGGACGATCGGCAGCTCTGCCGCCGCGGCCGTGGTCGCGGTCCTTCTCGGAAGCACGACGACCGCGGGCCTACCGAGGGAGAGCAGCTTCGTGGCGATCTTCTCCGGAGGTGCGATCACCGCGACGCTGGCGATGGTGCTGATCGCGCTGACGCACCCGCGGTCTCGGGGCATCGAGGAGCGGGACACCGCAGCGGACTACGAATCCCGCGCCATGAACCACGAGTGGGGCTGA
- a CDS encoding type II toxin-antitoxin system Rv0910 family toxin, whose translation MATVDVSVSSALSPERAWGLASDLQRFDEWLTIFGGWKSQVPSEIDVDTQVASLIKVKGFRNVIHWRVTRYDEPKEIELLGTGRGGVCIGLSLQVEPVDHKGEEGSSFRVIADLSGGLLSTPVGSVVARVIKGDVYRSVCNLAELR comes from the coding sequence ATGGCGACAGTCGATGTGTCGGTGTCCTCGGCCCTCAGCCCCGAACGGGCGTGGGGGCTCGCGTCCGATCTGCAACGATTCGATGAGTGGTTGACGATCTTCGGCGGCTGGAAGAGTCAGGTGCCGTCCGAGATCGACGTCGACACACAGGTCGCGTCGTTGATCAAGGTCAAGGGTTTCCGCAACGTCATCCACTGGCGGGTCACCCGGTACGACGAACCCAAGGAGATCGAACTCCTGGGGACCGGCCGCGGCGGGGTGTGTATCGGGTTGTCCCTGCAGGTCGAGCCCGTCGACCACAAGGGCGAGGAAGGGTCGTCGTTCCGGGTGATCGCCGATCTGTCCGGCGGTCTGCTGTCCACCCCGGTGGGCAGTGTGGTGGCGAGGGTCATCAAGGGCGACGTCTACCGGTCGGTCTGCAACCTCGCCGAACTCCGCTGA